Part of the Desmospora activa DSM 45169 genome is shown below.
GATCCCCCTTTCATCCCTGTTATTTCCTTCCAACTTTAGAGCATTCTATTTCCCACTTAATACATCCAGGGAAGGGGGACTGTTAGATCCAATTTCTTGATTACTAAACGCCCATCTTCGACTTCATATAAGTTTGATGATGGTTGGTAATTATTTTCTTTCATGAAAAGCGAGGAGGAAACGACGACCATATCCGGTAAATATCATTACCGGACACGAGATTCAAAGGAATTGGTTTTAATTTCCGCTTATTTTAGAAACGTTTGTTCGGATATTATGAAGGTGAGGTGATACATATGGATCTGAATCGCGGGAATAAGTTATGGGAAGGCAATCGCATTATTCTGCCTGAACATGAGGAAAGTTTATGGCAAGCACAACGGAAAAGTGAGGAATATCAGCCGCCGGAACTTGATCCGGACGCCTTGGAAGAGATCGGACGGATTATTGCATGGTCGAAGTTGGAGGAGCAAGCGATTGAGGTCACTTATGCCGCAAAGTACGGGACGGATAAATACATCGGTCATGTGGTCAGGATCGATCCCGTCGAGCGATGGCTGATACTGCAAAATGGAGAGGATAAAAAGCTATTTCCCTTCTCAATCATCATAGGAGCCGAAAAAATGACTGATTACCTTTAATTAGGGGTGAATGAAATTAAAGGCCAACCTGTTGTTAAACTCATGTTATTAGGATATAATAAATGATGTAAGGGGGTAAGGAAATAAAGGATAAAAAGGAGAATAGGACATGAAAACCGTCAAAATTACGTCGAAAGGGCAGATGACTCTGCCGAAGGAATTTCGAGATGCACTAGGAGTAAATGAAGGGGATCAATTAATTCTTGTTCAGAAAGGAAAGCAAGTAATCTTGCAGAGTGCCAAGGAGTTTCAGAAAAGGGTTGAGGAGTTAGAACGTCAATTTGAAAAAGAAGCGTTTGAGGCGGGACTAACTAAAGAAGATTACGAATCAATCCAAAATGACCGTTCCGATTACACCGATGACTATATGAGCCGTCTGAAGGAGGGGAAGTAACATTCGTATCCTGATTGATACCAATGTGTATCTCTCCGCCGTTGTGTTCTCGCCCAGCATCAAGGAAATGATCCACTTCATCCTGAAGAAACCAGAAATGACCGTGATCCTCACGGACTATATACTCGAAGAAGTGGAACGGAACATGGAAACAAAATGGCCTCACAAGATGGAGAAATGGCGGGACTTGCGAATGTTGCTCTTCGACTCGGAACATGAATACGCCGATATTGATGACTTAAAACGGATGGATTTATCTAGTGCACCAATCATACGAGATCCCAAAGACCAACCAGTCGTTTATTTCGGATTGTTAACCCAACCGGACATTTTGATCACTGGGGATAAAGACTTTCAAGATGATCATATCAAAGAAGCGTTACCCGTCATGAAACCCGCCGAATTTCGAATCAAATACATGGGATGATTGATCCGACCCCGGACTGCCCTCCGGGGTTTTTTACGTGATTTCAAGAGGGAACGCTTTCTATTCATTGTACCACAGCAAAACTTTTAAATACTCGACACAGTCGGTAATAATTAGGCCGTGAAATTTGCGTTCTAAGCGGAGAAAAAAACGAGGTAAGGGGTCAGGGTGTCCCGATGTTATTAAATATCCGGTAATAAACCTTACCGGACAAAAATAAAACCCGGTTCCTCGCTGGAAACCGGGTGGTCCATCTACGCATGATGAATTTTTTCAGGGTAGGATTAGTCAGATTTAAAACAGAAAACACTATTTATTTTGAAACAGATATGTCATTCTAAAAAGTATCCCTTAAACTAAGTAATGAGGGTGTTGTTGAAATATAACGCTAGATTCATACACCAAGGAGCGATGTATTCTTATGACTTCCCGGCAGTTAGATTCACCATTGGAACAGCGGCTGGAGAAAGAGTTCCAAAAGTACAGGCTGGTTTATCAGAAACAGGTTCCTGTTTACGGAGAAAAGTTGTACCGAAACGAAAATGGTGTTTATAAAAAGATTGATGACTATCCTAAATACATATTAGATTTCGTCTTGTTTGGAAAAAAAGCAAAAGTTGTGGTAGAAGCGGATGGACAACAACACGATGAAACAAACCAAAAAAAGTGGGATACTGCACGAGATTACTGGCTAATTACTCACGGATATGATGATGTTCTTCGTTTTAATTACCATGACATCATGCAAGATATAAATACTACAATCAAAAAGGTTCAAGACTCTCTGGATAGCTTTGATCAAGTTTATAATCACCAAGAAGAGAAAAAGAATTTTGACCCAAATAAGATTCCAGAAACCCTCCCTAGAGAAAGACTGAACACATTGATGCTGGAACTAATGCCTTTAATACAAAATGCTTTGAAAGAAAATTGCCCACAAAGTAAACATAAGCCCATGGGTCGACGTGGTTTTCTGGAATCGATAAGTAAGGTACTGCGTAAACACCACTTTAATCTTGACTATTCATTGTTGCATTTTAACTTCGGTTTATGGCTACAAGAGATGAAAGATGAAAAAGGATTGTTTTTTTCAGCTTACAATCTCCCCTTTTATCTTCAAGTGTTACAGTCTCCATTGAGCCGATCGCGGCCAAGTTCAACGCTTGCTAAAGATCCACGTCTCATAAAATTGTGGATTCTGCCAAATGAAGCAAAGCCAAAAGCCATCGAAAACTGGAACAGATATACCAAAATTAATTACTGCCTAATTTCTCCTTCTTTGAGGAGGATCGTCTACTCTGATATTCAAGATCAAACCCTTAATCTTGTACTCCTTCAACGGGAAGCGCAAGAATTAGAAAGGCGATTGTTCCGGAGATACAAGCGTAAAGAAACAGCCCGAAAACTGCAAGAAAGTTTACGAGAAGTATATCGTCAACTCTATCAACATCCAGAAAAGAAAAAAGGAATCATCTTATTCGAAAAAATATCTGATAGAGATCTTCTGAAATCTGAACTTTATAATTACTGGAGACGGACCGGCAACAGACATTCATTAGATCCTTTTTTAACGGCTTGTAAATGGTGTAGGATTCGGGGGATTAAATGGGTTACAAATAAGGATTTCAAATTTGAAGATGTGGTTCTTTACTTTAGTTTGTTAAAAAAACATGATTTCTCTCCACAGCGATAGGGGTAGGAGGAGCACC
Proteins encoded:
- a CDS encoding putative toxin-antitoxin system toxin component, PIN family; the encoded protein is MDTNVYLSAVVFSPSIKEMIHFILKKPEMTVILTDYILEEVERNMETKWPHKMEKWRDLRMLLFDSEHEYADIDDLKRMDLSSAPIIRDPKDQPVVYFGLLTQPDILITGDKDFQDDHIKEALPVMKPAEFRIKYMG
- a CDS encoding YolD-like family protein, whose product is MDLNRGNKLWEGNRIILPEHEESLWQAQRKSEEYQPPELDPDALEEIGRIIAWSKLEEQAIEVTYAAKYGTDKYIGHVVRIDPVERWLILQNGEDKKLFPFSIIIGAEKMTDYL
- a CDS encoding AbrB/MazE/SpoVT family DNA-binding domain-containing protein; this encodes MKTVKITSKGQMTLPKEFRDALGVNEGDQLILVQKGKQVILQSAKEFQKRVEELERQFEKEAFEAGLTKEDYESIQNDRSDYTDDYMSRLKEGK
- a CDS encoding endonuclease domain-containing protein is translated as MTSRQLDSPLEQRLEKEFQKYRLVYQKQVPVYGEKLYRNENGVYKKIDDYPKYILDFVLFGKKAKVVVEADGQQHDETNQKKWDTARDYWLITHGYDDVLRFNYHDIMQDINTTIKKVQDSLDSFDQVYNHQEEKKNFDPNKIPETLPRERLNTLMLELMPLIQNALKENCPQSKHKPMGRRGFLESISKVLRKHHFNLDYSLLHFNFGLWLQEMKDEKGLFFSAYNLPFYLQVLQSPLSRSRPSSTLAKDPRLIKLWILPNEAKPKAIENWNRYTKINYCLISPSLRRIVYSDIQDQTLNLVLLQREAQELERRLFRRYKRKETARKLQESLREVYRQLYQHPEKKKGIILFEKISDRDLLKSELYNYWRRTGNRHSLDPFLTACKWCRIRGIKWVTNKDFKFEDVVLYFSLLKKHDFSPQR